From the Deltaproteobacteria bacterium genome, one window contains:
- a CDS encoding XRE family transcriptional regulator: MEKVKGISFLLKQEREALSYTLKEVSQKMGFQNYQILSNIESGQRDIKVWELSKLAGIYGRDINYFMSGKTEPSHTKILWRDPKQTEDKTKVERQFITLCQNYKKLLELTNEEHTALSIATVPAPNKQEFTNRGFSYVLELAEYYRKILDLGGRPAYVISRKLEQDLDVLVLYLDLGITGSGASTASDFGKAILINSNDAPWRRNYDLAHEFFHLITWEIFSDEEIYPKSKDGKSKVEQWADAFASAVLLPVEEVSREFSKKLIDNKITYLSLVEIAREFDVSIDALLWRLVNLRHLRKKDVEKCVQEEGIRKIDKEMRQTNIADQRPYISSRYITLAIKAMQMGKISKAKFAEYVNKPFSEISSFVKKYGYTENEDYSIAFTAS, translated from the coding sequence ATGGAGAAAGTCAAAGGCATATCATTTTTGCTGAAACAAGAGAGGGAGGCGCTCAGCTATACATTAAAAGAGGTTTCACAAAAGATGGGTTTCCAGAATTATCAAATTTTAAGTAATATTGAATCAGGACAAAGAGACATAAAGGTTTGGGAGCTTTCTAAATTGGCAGGAATCTACGGACGGGATATTAATTATTTTATGTCCGGGAAGACGGAACCTTCACATACTAAAATATTATGGAGAGATCCTAAGCAAACAGAAGATAAAACAAAGGTAGAACGACAATTTATTACGCTATGTCAAAACTATAAAAAACTTTTAGAACTTACAAATGAAGAACACACAGCACTCTCCATTGCCACAGTTCCAGCACCGAATAAACAAGAATTTACAAATCGTGGCTTCAGTTACGTTTTAGAGCTGGCAGAATACTACAGGAAAATTTTGGATCTTGGAGGGAGGCCTGCTTACGTTATATCTCGCAAATTAGAACAGGATTTAGATGTTTTGGTGCTTTATCTGGATTTAGGGATAACCGGGTCTGGTGCCTCCACAGCGAGTGATTTTGGCAAGGCAATTCTTATAAATTCTAACGATGCTCCATGGAGGCGTAATTATGATCTTGCTCACGAATTCTTTCACCTTATTACATGGGAAATATTCTCTGATGAGGAAATATATCCAAAATCAAAAGACGGAAAAAGCAAAGTAGAACAATGGGCAGATGCGTTTGCATCAGCTGTTTTATTGCCTGTTGAAGAAGTAAGCAGGGAATTTTCCAAAAAGCTAATAGATAACAAAATCACCTATTTAAGCCTTGTTGAGATTGCCAGAGAGTTTGATGTTTCTATTGATGCGTTACTTTGGAGACTCGTAAATCTTAGACATTTAAGAAAAAAAGATGTTGAGAAATGCGTGCAAGAAGAAGGTATTAGAAAAATCGATAAAGAAATGAGGCAAACAAATATCGCAGATCAAAGGCCGTATATTTCATCCCGGTATATTACCCTTGCCATTAAAGCAATGCAGATGGGTAAGATATCGAAAGCAAAATTCGCCGAATATGTTAATAAACCATTCAGTGAAATTTCCTCGTTTGTAAAGAAATACGGTTATACCGAGAATGAGGATTACTCTATTGCTTTTACTGCTTCTTGA
- a CDS encoding four helix bundle suffix domain-containing protein, whose amino-acid sequence MFNQNDLPALIPPHGGYRKLRSYQVAEMVYDATVAFCNRFIDKRSRTHDQMVQAARSGVQNIAEGSMASGTSKKTELKLTGVARASLEELLLDFEAFLRQRGLHIWAKDAPEALAIRKKNLSDRADLSDSSDPEVAANTLICLVNQASYLLGRQLQNLEQQFLTEGGFTERLYKARTQVRSWKKP is encoded by the coding sequence ATGTTTAATCAAAACGATCTCCCTGCTCTTATCCCGCCGCACGGCGGATACCGGAAACTGAGGTCTTATCAGGTTGCCGAGATGGTCTATGATGCAACCGTGGCCTTTTGCAACCGCTTTATCGACAAGCGCTCGCGCACGCATGACCAGATGGTGCAGGCTGCACGCAGCGGCGTGCAGAACATTGCAGAGGGCAGTATGGCGAGCGGCACTTCAAAAAAGACCGAACTGAAGTTGACCGGCGTTGCGCGGGCAAGCCTTGAGGAGCTGCTGCTGGACTTTGAAGCTTTTCTCCGTCAGCGCGGCTTGCACATCTGGGCTAAGGATGCACCGGAGGCGCTTGCGATCCGGAAAAAGAATTTGTCTGACAGGGCGGACTTGTCGGACTCTTCTGACCCGGAGGTTGCCGCAAACACTCTGATTTGTCTTGTTAATCAGGCAAGCTATCTCCTTGGGCGGCAGCTTCAGAACCTCGAACAGCAATTCCTGACCGAAGGTGGCTTCACAGAAAGGCTTTACAAAGCGCGTACGCAGGTGCGCTCGTGGAAAAAACCTTGA
- a CDS encoding PQQ-binding-like beta-propeller repeat protein, which translates to MEIKKLRYIWRLGLFLLSVAISAGTIDCSSGTSSSSNSGSVKPNPPTNLIASIGNTQVPLTWQVSAGATSYNIYSFTPAVGTAAVMNSLATTQGQYLKVGSSNNTTYTYTGATNGSAYYFVVTAINSQGESGYSNTITTMPSPGGYQNGAPWPRFRQNIQSTGLSSVDTGLTTGALKWSYTTGNGVYSSPAIGADGTIYVGSDDNYIHAINPDGTVKWTYPTGDDVESSPAIGTDGTIYAGSTDYSLYAINPNGTLKWSYPTPNSTAIQTSPAIGTDGTIY; encoded by the coding sequence ATGGAAATTAAGAAATTGAGATATATATGGCGTTTGGGATTGTTTTTGCTGTCGGTTGCAATCAGTGCCGGCACTATTGACTGCAGCAGTGGAACGAGCAGCAGTTCTAACAGTGGTTCTGTAAAACCAAATCCACCGACCAATCTGATCGCAAGTATCGGCAATACGCAGGTCCCGCTGACCTGGCAAGTGTCCGCAGGTGCAACGAGTTATAATATCTACTCGTTTACGCCGGCCGTTGGAACTGCCGCAGTCATGAACTCACTTGCAACAACCCAGGGACAGTATCTGAAGGTTGGTTCCAGCAATAATACCACCTACACCTATACCGGGGCCACAAACGGTTCGGCCTATTACTTTGTTGTCACTGCGATCAACAGTCAGGGCGAGAGCGGATACTCCAACACAATTACCACGATGCCATCTCCCGGCGGTTATCAGAACGGTGCGCCATGGCCCAGGTTCAGACAGAATATCCAATCGACAGGGCTAAGCTCCGTCGATACCGGTTTAACGACAGGGGCGTTGAAATGGTCATACACCACAGGCAACGGTGTGTACTCCTCACCGGCAATAGGCGCGGATGGTACGATCTATGTCGGCTCGGACGACAACTACATTCACGCGATCAATCCGGACGGCACGGTAAAATGGACATACCCAACCGGGGATGACGTCGAATCCTCGCCTGCAATCGGGACAGACGGAACGATCTATGCCGGATCGACTGATTACAGTCTTTATGCAATCAATCCGAATGGCACGCTGAAATGGTCATACCCGACTCCCAACAGCACTGCCATACAGACATCGCCTGCAATCGGGACAGACGGTACAATCTAT
- a CDS encoding type II toxin-antitoxin system RelE/ParE family toxin encodes MIKTFADKHTRELYISGKSKRLPGDILKRALRRLEYLDYATCIEDFRVPPSNKLEKLSGDRLGQYSIRINDQWRICFRFADADAYDVEIIDYH; translated from the coding sequence ATGATTAAGACGTTTGCCGACAAACATACTCGTGAACTCTATATATCCGGTAAATCGAAGCGATTGCCGGGCGATATTTTAAAAAGGGCTTTGCGACGTCTGGAATATCTTGATTATGCGACATGCATCGAAGATTTTAGGGTACCGCCAAGTAATAAATTGGAAAAACTCAGCGGCGACCGTTTAGGCCAATATAGTATAAGGATAAATGATCAATGGAGAATATGTTTTCGCTTTGCTGATGCAGATGCATATGATGTTGAGATAATAGACTATCACTAA
- a CDS encoding HigA family addiction module antitoxin, with protein sequence MSIQNISIRKVKPTHPGEILTKDFMPDYGLSTAALAAKIRVSRQTINELLRERRALTPSIALRLSRLFGNTPEFWLNAQRAVDLWIEQNKNKRILKKIKTLKAA encoded by the coding sequence ATGAGCATACAGAACATTAGTATAAGGAAGGTAAAACCGACCCATCCCGGTGAGATTCTGACAAAGGATTTTATGCCGGATTATGGTCTTTCTACCGCGGCCTTGGCAGCTAAAATAAGAGTGTCCCGACAAACAATCAATGAGCTACTCCGCGAAAGACGTGCTCTTACCCCATCAATAGCGTTGCGGCTTTCCCGCCTGTTCGGGAACACGCCGGAATTCTGGCTGAACGCGCAGAGAGCCGTAGACCTCTGGATTGAACAGAATAAAAACAAGAGAATACTTAAAAAAATAAAGACGCTGAAAGCGGCATGA